One genomic segment of Tachyglossus aculeatus isolate mTacAcu1 chromosome 17, mTacAcu1.pri, whole genome shotgun sequence includes these proteins:
- the LOC119939033 gene encoding olfactory receptor 14J1-like — protein MAKGLSQDVANIFIVTEFLLLGFSEFRELQLVRAAMFLLFYLVALTRNLLIVIVISLDRLLRYGFIMDRGAWKFDIISPEISNISTLFLVALLPASEFLVLTAMSYNHYIAICLPLRYEVVVKPEACGKIAVASWISGGLFGILFSASIFSLPFYRCHKLHFHCRLMRTQLPGRPHLLAHLIVVTLFLSTGVFDYLKPPLHSSSVVRPADCGSQCFGDFMTCPSQKTNGR, from the exons ATGGCCAAAGGTCTATCCCAGGACGTGGCCAACATCTTcattgtgacagaattcctcctgctgggtttctcagagttCCGGGAGCTTCAGCTGGTCCGTGCCGCCatgttcctcctgttctacctggtggccctgacaagGAATCTCCTTATCGTCATTGTCATttccctcgaccg cCTCCTGCGCTATGGtttcatcatggaccgaggggcctgg aaaTTCGACATCATATCCCCAGAAAtatccaacatctccacg CTCTTCTTGGTGGCCCTGTTACCTGCTTCGGAGTTTTtggtcctcacggcgatgtcctataaCCACTacatcgccatctgcctccccctgcgctacgaggtcgtcgTGAAACCAGAGGCTTGTGGGAAGATAGCAGTCGCCTCCTGGATCAGTGGAGGACTGTTCggcatcttgttttcagcttcgatcttCTCCTTGCCCTTCTACAG GTGCCATAAGCTCCATTTCCATTGTCGCCTCATGCGTACACAACTTCCTGGCCGTCCCCACCTGCTTGCCCATCTCATCGTcgtcaccctcttcctctccactggCGTATTTGACTATCTCAAGCCTCCCTTACACTCTTCCTCGGtggttcgacctgctgat TGCGGCAGCCAGTGTTTTGGAGACTTCATGACCTGCCCCTCCCAGAAGACCAATGGGAGATGA